The Gemmatimonadota bacterium nucleotide sequence ACCGGTCCGAAGCGTCGACGAACCGGAACCGGGCGTTGATGGTTCGGCGGTAGGTCTCCTCGACCTCCCGGGCCTCGTTCTTCCTGAGCATGCCCGTGTCCACGAAGATGCAGGTCAGGCGGTCCCCTATGGCCCGGCCGATCAGCGCCGCCACGACCGAGGAATCCACGCCGCCGCTGGCGAAGCAGGCCACGCGGCGCTCGCCCACGGTCTCCCGGATGGAGGCCAGGGCCTCGTCGATGAAGGTCTGCGGCGTCCAGCTTCCTTCGCAGCCGCATATGGCGAATACGAAGTTCTCCAGGATCTCGCGACCCTGGACCGTGTGCACCACTTCGGGATGGAATTGCACGCCGTAGATCCGGCGGTCCAGCTGGGCGACTGCGGCGATATGTCCGTTGTCGGAGCAGGCGATGACGTCGAAATCCGGCGGCGGCGCCTTGAGCTCGTCGCCGTGACTCATCCAGACCGTCATGCGCTCCGGCAGATCGCGGAACAGGGGCGTGTCGCCCGTCGTACGGATCCCCGCGTTGCCGTATTCCCGGGTTCCGGCGTGGGCGACCTCGCCTTCGTGGTAATGACCCATGAGCTGCAGGCCATAGCAGATCCCGAGGATCGGCTTGCCCGCCTCGAATATGCCCGGATCCGGATGGGGCGCGTCTTCCCCGTACACGCTGGCCGGACCACCCGAAAGGACGATGCCGGTGACGTTGCGCGCCAAGAGTTCGGACGCCGGCGTATCGTAGGGCAGCACCTCGCAATAGACGTGGCTTTCCCGTATGCGCCGCGCGATGAGCTGCGTGTACTGAGCTCCGAAATCGAGGATGGCAATCCAGTTCGAGTCAGCCATTTATTGAATTTCAGATGGATGAAAGACGGGGGCCGTCACATTAACGTACAGGTTAGATAATATAGCCGGTTCATCGCATTTCGTCCAGCGTTGAACGTATTTCCTCGAGTGCAGGTTCACCCGAGGTCAGTCGGAGCGCGATATCCAGGGCGACCAGGTGTTTTCTGACGGCGTGGTCCGGGATCCGGACGGCGTCTTTCTCCGTGGTGACGATGCATTCCGCGCCCGATGCTTCGGCCAGGGACCATGCCCGGTCCAGGTCGGACGAGGTGAAGGGGTGGTGATCCCGGTACGCCAGGACCCGGGTCACGCGTCCGCCGGCGTCCGTAACCGTCTGCACGAAGGAAGCCGGATTGGCGATCCCGCAGAGGACGAGCACCTCGCGGCCGGCCAGCCATTCTGGCGGGAACTGGGTACTGTCGTCTAGGCCGTTGTCCAGGCGCCGCAGGCCCGCGGGTTCATAGACGGCTTCGATGATCGCCAGGTGGGGGAACTCGTCCTTGATACGCGCCGTGTCGACCGCCGCCGAACGGGTCTGGTCCGTCCGTGTCAGCACCAGAGCACGGGCGCGCCGGAGCGAGGAAACCGGTTCGCGATAGGGGCCGGCGGGGAGCAGGCGCCCGGGGTTGAGGCGGCTGGTGGCGTCATGCACCACGATGTCTACTGCGCGGGCCGTGCTCCTGTGCTGGAATCCGTCGTCCAGCAGCAGCACGTCCGCCCCGTGCCGGTCTATGGCCAGCCGACCCGCCGCCGTGCGGCTCGGGCCGACAACCACGGGCACATCCGGAAGGGTCGAGGCCAGGAAGGCCGGTTCGTCGCCCGCCTCCTGCCAGGGGGTGCCCGGTCTGACCGTCTGGGTCGCGTGGGAATTCCTGCCATATCCGCGACTCAGCACGGCGGGCCGGTAGCCGGCGTCCCGCAGCCTGCGGGCAAGGTATCTCACCACGGGCGTCTTCCCCGCGCCGCCCGCGGTCAGTGCGCCTACGCTGAACACCGGGACCGGCAGCCGGTCGGAAGTCAGCAGTTTCCTATCGTACAACCCGTTGCGTAACCGGACCGCCATGCCCATCAGCAGGGACGCGGGCAGCAGAGCGACGCGCATGAAGCGAATGGCCGGAGCGCGCTCGCCGGGGTCCATCAACCGGATAATGAACGGCGTGCGTTGCGGATAGTGCCGCGGCTCGGTTTCGCCGGATCTGTTGGGGTCCGGTTCGAGGATCCGCCGGTCGACCAGGTCCAGGGTGCGGTCCACGGCCCTGGAGCATTCGAGCACGGCCTGTCGGGCGGCCGCGCCGGTCCGCGCACGCTTCCCCGGGTCATCCAGCAATTCGAGCCATTGACGGGCGAGTTCGTCGCTGTCGTGAACGACCATTCCGCCCCCGGTCCGCAACAGGGCCGCCGCGCTCGCCCGGACGTTCTCGATGTGGGGGCCGAACAGAACGGGGACTCCGCATGCAGCCGGTTCCAGCACGTTGTGGCCACCGAGGGGAACCAGCGTGGCGCCGACGAAAGCCATATCCGCGGCAGCGTACATGGCCGCCAGTTCGCCCATGGTATCCAGGATGATTACGTCGGCGGGACCACCCAGGTGCGTCCGAAGGGCGAACCGCAGGCCGGCCGCCTCCATCATCTGCTCGGCCGGGGGTATGCGCTGGAGGTGCCGGGGCGCCCAGATCATTTTCGCCTCGGGATACCGTTCCCGTACGCGGACGAAGGCCGCCAGCACGGCGCGTTCTTCTTCCACGGGCCGGGGGCAACCCGCCATGATGACCGGTTCGAACGCGGACAGGCCGAGTTCACGACGGAGCGCTTCCCGCCCGGGTCCCTTCTGCTCGGCTGCGAGGTCGAACTTTACGTTTCCGGTTACCCGCACCCGGCCCGGGTACGCGCCGAAGGTTATGAACCGTTCCCCGTCGAGCGCATGCTGGACGCCCACGGCGGCCAGCCGCCGCAGCATGTGCCTGAACAACGGCTTCACGAAACGGTTTCGCGCGAGACTGCGATCCGACATGCGGCCATTCACCAGGGACACGGGGCAATCGTGGGCGGCGGCCGCCCCGAGCATGCCGGGCCAGAGTTCCCCTTCGAGCAGCACCAGTGCGCGGGGGCGTACCTGTCTGAACACCCGTCGGACGATGAAGGGCGCGTCGAGGGGCGCCAGTCCGAAGTACCGGGCCCGGGGTACGTGCTGCCTGGCATAGGCCAGGCCGGTTTCCGTCATCGTGGTGACCAGCACCTGGATACCGGGATGGCGTTTCGCGAATCCTTCGATCACGGCCGCCAGGCCGGTGGCTTCGCCCACGGACGCGCAGTGGAACCAGACAACCGGGCGGTTTTCCCTGTCGGGGACGAGCGGCCGCTGGCCGAGCCGCTGGCGCATCCCGTACCGGTCCAGGATGGACAGGCAGGCCAGGACCGGCGAAAGCAGCACGGTCAGCGCGGAATACAGTAAGGTGTACACAAAGACCATGTCAGGAATCTGCCGCTTCTTCAGGAATCTGCCGGATATTCAGGACGCAACGAGACTTCGTCCGGCAATTTCGCGTGCATCCAACAGGCGTCGCTGGAGTTCGGCCCTGAACGGTTCAAGGCGCTCGACCGGCGCGTCTCCAGGCACGGTCATCGGTTCTCCGAAGGCAATCGCCGCCCTGGAAAAGGGGCGCGGTACCATGAAACGGTCCCAGCTCGAAAGCAAGCACGCTTTGTTCGAGGCGACCGCGAAGGGCACGATGGGAAGCCCGGACCTCCCGGCGATGATGAGCGTGCCCGGCTTGACCTGGAGCCGGGGGCCGCGAGGACCGTCCACGGTCACCCCCAGGTCGTCGCCGGCCGCGCCGGCCGCCGCCATGCGGAACAGGGCGCGCGTTCCCCCCCGGGTGGAAGATCCGCGTATGGTCCCGTATCCCATGCACTCGATGGCCCGGGCAATCCACTCGCCGTCCCGGTGCTGGCTCACCAGTACCTGTATCCCCTGCCGGCGAAAGGCATAGGTGGCCACCAGCAAGCCCTCGTGCCAGAAGGCGTATATTACCTGCCGACCGCCTTCCCGCGCTTGCTCGAGGTATTCCGCTCCGATCCTTCGGATGGAGAGCGTCCCTCCGAGCAGACTTATGGCCCCGGCGCTCAGTTTACCTATCAAGGAATTTACGGAGCTTTCAAGACCCGTCATCGACGGCCCCTTCCCCGCGCGGCCCCTTCCCCGCTCGGTCCGCTTTCCCGATCATCCGTTTGATGCTCGTCCGCGCCTTTCGCCATGTCCAGGGCCAGGTTGGCGACGCGCGACGACGCGCCCGGCGTACCCAGGCGGGTCCGTACTTCCCGTAGTTCGCGCGCCATGGCCTCCCGTTTTACCGGGTCCTTCAACAGCTCCAGGACCACGGGCGACAGCGATTCCGGTTCGACTGCGTCCTGGAGGAATTCCGGTGCGATGCGCCGGCCCGCGACCACGTTCACCAGGCCGATGTCCGGTATGCTGACTAAGCGCCGGGCGATCCACCAGGACATGCGTGACATGCGGTAGAGGACCAGCAGGGGCGTGCCGAAGCAGGCGGATTCCAGGGTTGCCGTTCCCGAGGTCACGAGCAACAGGTCGGCATGGTTCATCACCTCGTAGGTGCTTCCTTCCACCACGGGCACCCTCCTCGCGTCTTCTTCCAGGGCCGCATTCCCCGCGAGACACGCCGTCAGGTCGGTCCTGGAGACGGTTGGCGCCAGTCCGATGACCCCCTGGGTTCCGGGCAGCTCCTGCCGGACAGTCTTCAGGGTGCCGGCCATCGCGGGGAGCATGCGCTCCACTTCCATGACACGGCTGCCTGGCAACATCCCGATGATCGGACGGTCCGGATCGAGGCCCGCGGCTTCGCAGAATTCGGTCCTGGATTGCCGGCTCTCGAGCACCTCCAGCAGGGGATGGCCGACGAAGACGACCTTTCCCCCGGCTTTCTCGTACAGTTCCACTTCAAATGGAAAGACCACGGCCATGCAGTCCACGTTCCGGACGATGGCGTGGATCCGCCGCGGCCTCCAGGCCCAGACCTGGGGACTGATGTAGTAGAGGACCGGGATGCCCCGCTTGCGCGCCTTGCGGGCGAGGCGGAGATTGAAATCGGGGTAGTCGATGAGGATGACCAGATCGGGCCGACGGGATTCGAGGAGACCGTCCAGCCGGCGCAACGCCCGGCGAATGAAAGGCAGATGCCGGACGACCTCGGTAAGGCCCATTACCGAGAAGCGATCGATATGATAGACCAGCGTGCAGCCGGTCCGCTCCATGCGTTCCCCGCCGACGCCGAAAATATCGATTCCCGGACGCCTGGCCTTGAGCGCGGCCACGACCCCCGCTCCGTGCATCTCGCCCGACGCTTCTCCGGCGATGATCATGATCCGCAATGGCTTCGACTCCTTCGTATGAACACGTCGTGTCGTTCCAGCCGTGGAGTACGGTTGCAGCGACGGGCATATTGAATCCAAAATACACTTTGAGGACGCAACCTCGGAGTTTATTTTGAAGTCTTACCCGTTAAGGTAGTCTTAAACAAAAAACAGGAGATCGGAAAAGCATGGCTGATTCCCCGTCAGGACGCACCGTAGTTTTCGTCTCGTTGACCGGTGACGAGCAGGTGAAGGCTTACGACCAGGACCGGGAGACGGGTGCCCTGACCCTGCGGTCCACCAGCGACGCCCACGGTCCGTCCGGAGCGCTCTGCCTGCATCCGGCGGGCAACCTCATGTACAACGCCCACGTGGAATCCACCACGCTCGCGTCCTACAGGCTGGACACGGACTCCGGCGAACTCTCCCTCGTCAACAAGGTAGATACCGGCATCGGGATCCCCGCGCACCTCGTTACGGACCGTCGCGGCCGTTTCCTGCTGACGGTATACTACGGGGGCGGCGGCATCACCGTGCACCGCCTGGGCGGGGACGGCGCGATCGGCGAGCTCGTGCAGTACATCAACACGGGCGAAAAGGCCCATGCCGTCTGCCTGGCGGTGGAGGACCGGTACGTGATCGTCCCCCACGTCTGTCCCACCAATAAGACCAACCAGTTCCGATTCGATGCGGAAACGGGGCAGCTGACCTCCAACGAACCCGCGGTACTGAATCCTCCGGACGAAAACACGGGCCCCCGGCATATCTGCTTCCGGCCGGGAGGCGACGTGGCGTATATTGTCAATGAACAGGGCAACACGGTGACGGCCCATCACTTCGATGCGGACAGCGGCACCCTCGAGATCTTCCAGAACGTATCGACCCTGCCTGATGACTGGGAGGAGGGTGGGGCTACTGCCCACGTGGAGGTGCACCGGAACGGGAAGTGGGCCTATGCCTCCAACCGGGGGCATGACAGCATCGTGGGCTACGACGTGGCGGCCGACGGCGCGCTGAGCGCCTTCGGGCACGTTTCGGTTCCGGCCAGTCCGCGGTCCTTCAACGTCGATCCGGATGGCCGGTTCCTCTATTGCGCCGGTGAGGCCGCGGGCGTGATGACGGCCTATCGCGTGGACCCATCCGACGGGACCCTGCATCCGCTGCGGGATTATAACGTGGGCGACAAGCCATTCTGGGTAATGGCGACGACCCTGGGATGAGTGAATGAGCGACAAGCGTCAAAACGGCGAAGAGTCCAAGGGCCTGGTGGGCATGTTCACGGCTGAGCGGCAGCGTGAGCAGGACAACACCATGGACCGAAGGATCGAGAAGAAGCGCTTCACCCCGCGCCGGATCACCATCGGCGGCCTGGCGGCAGCGGTGATCGCCTTCGGAGTCTACGTGCTGCTCAGCGTCAACCCGTCCTCGCTGAACGTGGACGCCGAGAAGCTGACCCTGGCCCCGGTGACCTACGGCCCCTTTCTCGAGTACATCGTGGAGCAGGGAGAGGTGATGCCGCTCACGACGATCTACCTGGACGCCGTGGAGGGCGGTCGCGTGGAGGAGGTCTACGTGGAGCAGGGCACCCACGTCGAAGAAGGCACGCCGATCCTGCGGCTTTCCAACGCTAACCTGCAACTCAGCGTCATGCAGCGCGAGGCCGAGCTCTTCCGCGAGGTGAACCGGCTCAGGGAGACGCGGGTGACC carries:
- the guaA gene encoding glutamine-hydrolyzing GMP synthase, with product MADSNWIAILDFGAQYTQLIARRIRESHVYCEVLPYDTPASELLARNVTGIVLSGGPASVYGEDAPHPDPGIFEAGKPILGICYGLQLMGHYHEGEVAHAGTREYGNAGIRTTGDTPLFRDLPERMTVWMSHGDELKAPPPDFDVIACSDNGHIAAVAQLDRRIYGVQFHPEVVHTVQGREILENFVFAICGCEGSWTPQTFIDEALASIRETVGERRVACFASGGVDSSVVAALIGRAIGDRLTCIFVDTGMLRKNEAREVEETYRRTINARFRFVDASDRFLDRLKGVEEPEQKRKIIGDEFIRVLESELTSLRGVHILAQGTLYPDVIESASVKGPASVIKTHHNVGGLPDDLELELLEPVRNLFKDEVRTVGRELGLPDEIINRHPFPGPGLGIRVLGEVTRERVAMLQDADKIFIDELRRAGLYDEVSQALAVLLPVKTVGVMGDARTYERVIALRAVTTLDFMTADWARLPTDFLAHVSNRIINEVRGVNRVVYDLSSKPPGTIEWE
- the lpxK gene encoding tetraacyldisaccharide 4'-kinase, whose product is MVFVYTLLYSALTVLLSPVLACLSILDRYGMRQRLGQRPLVPDRENRPVVWFHCASVGEATGLAAVIEGFAKRHPGIQVLVTTMTETGLAYARQHVPRARYFGLAPLDAPFIVRRVFRQVRPRALVLLEGELWPGMLGAAAAHDCPVSLVNGRMSDRSLARNRFVKPLFRHMLRRLAAVGVQHALDGERFITFGAYPGRVRVTGNVKFDLAAEQKGPGREALRRELGLSAFEPVIMAGCPRPVEEERAVLAAFVRVRERYPEAKMIWAPRHLQRIPPAEQMMEAAGLRFALRTHLGGPADVIILDTMGELAAMYAAADMAFVGATLVPLGGHNVLEPAACGVPVLFGPHIENVRASAAALLRTGGGMVVHDSDELARQWLELLDDPGKRARTGAAARQAVLECSRAVDRTLDLVDRRILEPDPNRSGETEPRHYPQRTPFIIRLMDPGERAPAIRFMRVALLPASLLMGMAVRLRNGLYDRKLLTSDRLPVPVFSVGALTAGGAGKTPVVRYLARRLRDAGYRPAVLSRGYGRNSHATQTVRPGTPWQEAGDEPAFLASTLPDVPVVVGPSRTAAGRLAIDRHGADVLLLDDGFQHRSTARAVDIVVHDATSRLNPGRLLPAGPYREPVSSLRRARALVLTRTDQTRSAAVDTARIKDEFPHLAIIEAVYEPAGLRRLDNGLDDSTQFPPEWLAGREVLVLCGIANPASFVQTVTDAGGRVTRVLAYRDHHPFTSSDLDRAWSLAEASGAECIVTTEKDAVRIPDHAVRKHLVALDIALRLTSGEPALEEIRSTLDEMR
- a CDS encoding lysophospholipid acyltransferase family protein; its protein translation is MTGLESSVNSLIGKLSAGAISLLGGTLSIRRIGAEYLEQAREGGRQVIYAFWHEGLLVATYAFRRQGIQVLVSQHRDGEWIARAIECMGYGTIRGSSTRGGTRALFRMAAAGAAGDDLGVTVDGPRGPRLQVKPGTLIIAGRSGLPIVPFAVASNKACLLSSWDRFMVPRPFSRAAIAFGEPMTVPGDAPVERLEPFRAELQRRLLDAREIAGRSLVAS
- the lpxB gene encoding lipid-A-disaccharide synthase, whose translation is MRIMIIAGEASGEMHGAGVVAALKARRPGIDIFGVGGERMERTGCTLVYHIDRFSVMGLTEVVRHLPFIRRALRRLDGLLESRRPDLVILIDYPDFNLRLARKARKRGIPVLYYISPQVWAWRPRRIHAIVRNVDCMAVVFPFEVELYEKAGGKVVFVGHPLLEVLESRQSRTEFCEAAGLDPDRPIIGMLPGSRVMEVERMLPAMAGTLKTVRQELPGTQGVIGLAPTVSRTDLTACLAGNAALEEDARRVPVVEGSTYEVMNHADLLLVTSGTATLESACFGTPLLVLYRMSRMSWWIARRLVSIPDIGLVNVVAGRRIAPEFLQDAVEPESLSPVVLELLKDPVKREAMARELREVRTRLGTPGASSRVANLALDMAKGADEHQTDDRESGPSGEGAARGRGRR
- a CDS encoding lactonase family protein; this translates as MADSPSGRTVVFVSLTGDEQVKAYDQDRETGALTLRSTSDAHGPSGALCLHPAGNLMYNAHVESTTLASYRLDTDSGELSLVNKVDTGIGIPAHLVTDRRGRFLLTVYYGGGGITVHRLGGDGAIGELVQYINTGEKAHAVCLAVEDRYVIVPHVCPTNKTNQFRFDAETGQLTSNEPAVLNPPDENTGPRHICFRPGGDVAYIVNEQGNTVTAHHFDADSGTLEIFQNVSTLPDDWEEGGATAHVEVHRNGKWAYASNRGHDSIVGYDVAADGALSAFGHVSVPASPRSFNVDPDGRFLYCAGEAAGVMTAYRVDPSDGTLHPLRDYNVGDKPFWVMATTLG